Proteins from a single region of Halorubrum sp. 2020YC2:
- a CDS encoding type II secretion system F family protein, with product MSLDVDAGDGGVDANVLAELCYPVFELLFDPDGDFVGDVERKLVEARMSDQVEMYVSLALAVGLLVGGALWALGTLVGYGVFSLGLIDPEALSLGVPAPTPGVQALLRSLVVPTAVLLSGLVFGSIGFAVGFGGVVAVPYSRASSREREINLLLADSVSFMYALSVGGLNQLEILRAMATAEDTYGEVSREFQSIVNETEYFGTDYRNAIRQQSMETPSDELSQFLADMLSIVNSGGDMEGFLKDKKEKHLRTSKQEREMTLETLELFGEMYMTLSLFPLLLIIILVIMGMMGEADDRLLYATVYVLIPLVGAGFLVLVSTVKQDDPGDGYLQPDGGSERLRQTSQEGLFHFGLVEAFVGTFGVFDRIRDREGTHKTMGILSAPHVFLRENPLYTLALTVPSAVALVAVAAAAGSAPTTFDGWIDRPVWSAFVWVYVPVYVVLIPLGVFYEWHQRSRRAVTGKLSETLRKLSSANDTGQTLLESVRTVSETSSGKLAEEFEVVHAKVNYGMSLRDALVEFNNSYAVPRLARTVKLITEAQEASSQITDVLTTAAQASENQDDIERERKSRTRMQVAIIVMTYITLLGVMAILQTQFIDVMGDLVSQSDGGGGSAGGAGFGGGGGVDPDLLSLLFFHAVTIQAILSGFISGYIRDAELISGVKYAVILMTLALGVWIYVG from the coding sequence GTGAGCCTCGACGTGGACGCGGGCGACGGCGGCGTCGACGCGAACGTCCTCGCGGAGCTGTGTTACCCGGTGTTCGAGCTGCTGTTCGACCCCGACGGCGACTTCGTGGGCGACGTCGAGCGCAAGCTCGTCGAAGCGCGAATGTCCGACCAAGTCGAGATGTACGTCTCGCTGGCGCTGGCGGTCGGGCTGCTCGTCGGCGGGGCGCTCTGGGCGCTCGGCACGCTGGTCGGCTACGGCGTGTTCTCGCTCGGGCTGATCGACCCGGAGGCGCTCTCGCTCGGTGTCCCAGCGCCGACTCCCGGCGTTCAGGCGCTGCTCCGGTCGCTCGTCGTGCCGACGGCGGTGCTCCTCAGCGGCCTCGTCTTCGGTTCGATCGGGTTCGCGGTCGGGTTCGGCGGCGTCGTCGCGGTCCCGTACTCGCGGGCCTCCTCGCGGGAGCGGGAGATCAATCTCCTGCTCGCGGACTCCGTCTCGTTCATGTACGCGCTCTCCGTCGGCGGACTCAACCAGCTCGAGATCCTCCGCGCGATGGCGACGGCGGAGGACACCTACGGCGAGGTGTCCCGCGAGTTCCAGAGCATCGTCAACGAGACGGAGTACTTCGGCACCGACTACCGGAACGCGATCCGCCAGCAGTCGATGGAGACGCCCTCCGACGAGCTCTCGCAGTTCCTCGCGGACATGCTCTCCATCGTCAACTCCGGCGGCGACATGGAGGGCTTCCTGAAGGACAAAAAGGAGAAACACCTCCGCACGTCGAAACAGGAGCGCGAGATGACGCTGGAGACGCTGGAGCTGTTCGGTGAGATGTATATGACGCTGTCTCTGTTCCCGCTGCTTCTCATCATCATCCTCGTCATCATGGGAATGATGGGCGAGGCCGACGACCGGCTGCTGTACGCCACGGTGTACGTGCTCATCCCGCTGGTCGGCGCCGGCTTCCTCGTGTTGGTCTCCACGGTGAAACAGGACGACCCCGGCGACGGCTACCTCCAGCCGGACGGCGGCAGCGAGCGGCTCCGGCAGACCAGTCAGGAGGGACTCTTCCACTTCGGGCTGGTGGAGGCGTTCGTCGGGACGTTCGGCGTCTTCGACCGCATCCGCGACCGCGAGGGGACCCACAAGACGATGGGGATCCTCTCCGCGCCGCACGTTTTCCTCCGGGAGAACCCGCTGTACACGCTCGCGTTGACCGTTCCCTCGGCGGTCGCGCTCGTCGCCGTCGCGGCCGCGGCCGGCTCGGCGCCGACGACGTTCGACGGCTGGATCGACCGCCCGGTGTGGTCGGCGTTCGTGTGGGTGTACGTCCCCGTCTACGTCGTGTTGATCCCGCTCGGGGTGTTCTACGAGTGGCACCAGCGCTCGCGGCGCGCGGTGACCGGGAAGCTCTCGGAGACGCTCCGGAAGCTCTCCTCCGCCAACGACACCGGCCAGACGCTGCTCGAGTCCGTGCGCACCGTCTCGGAGACGTCGAGCGGGAAGCTCGCGGAGGAGTTCGAGGTGGTCCACGCGAAGGTGAACTACGGGATGAGCCTGCGGGACGCCCTCGTGGAGTTCAACAACTCGTACGCGGTGCCCCGGCTCGCGCGGACGGTGAAGCTGATCACCGAGGCGCAGGAGGCCTCCTCGCAGATCACGGACGTGCTGACGACGGCCGCGCAGGCCTCGGAGAACCAAGACGACATCGAGCGCGAGCGGAAGTCCCGAACGCGGATGCAGGTGGCGATTATCGTGATGACGTACATCACGCTGCTCGGCGTGATGGCCATCCTCCAGACGCAGTTCATCGACGTGATGGGTGACCTGGTCTCCCAGAGCGACGGCGGCGGCGGGAGCGCCGGCGGGGCGGGGTTCGGCGGCGGCGGCGGAGTCGACCCCGACCTGCTCTCTCTGCTGTTCTTCCACGCGGTGACGATCCAGGCGATCCTCTCGGGATTCATCAGCGGGTACATCCGCGACGCGGAGCTGATCTCCGGCGTCAAGTACGC